Proteins encoded by one window of Planifilum fimeticola:
- a CDS encoding ankyrin repeat domain-containing protein — protein sequence MEKRNLLEYVESGDLEVVKSILENGGDPNIADRRGYSALLIATYNNDKKMVDLLIEYGANPNQKNHFGMTALSHASYFCYMEIVEMLLKNNANVNTKTDEGWTPLMEAARGGCTDAINLLLKYGADINAVNNDGWTALHYAIIKGHEKIVSILLESGASVNVGEPTPLDLAKALLEEDLLIKDKLVNINNILRKYGGE from the coding sequence ATGGAAAAAAGAAATCTGTTAGAATATGTTGAGTCTGGAGACCTGGAAGTTGTTAAAAGTATTTTGGAAAACGGGGGAGATCCTAATATAGCGGATAGAAGAGGGTATAGTGCGCTGCTGATAGCTACTTATAATAACGACAAAAAAATGGTTGATCTATTGATAGAATATGGGGCGAATCCTAACCAGAAAAACCATTTTGGGATGACTGCGCTAAGCCATGCTTCGTATTTCTGTTATATGGAAATTGTCGAAATGTTATTGAAAAATAATGCCAATGTTAATACAAAAACTGATGAGGGATGGACTCCTCTAATGGAAGCTGCTAGAGGCGGGTGTACGGATGCAATCAATTTATTGTTAAAATATGGAGCTGACATTAATGCTGTAAATAATGATGGGTGGACAGCGCTACACTATGCTATAATAAAAGGCCATGAGAAAATTGTTTCTATCTTACTTGAAAGTGGTGCAAGTGTTAATGTGGGAGAACCGACTCCTTTAGATCTTGCTAAAGCACTGTTGGAAGAGGATTTATTGATAAAGGATAAGTTAGTTAATATAAATAATATCCTTCGAAAGTATGGAGGAGAATAA